From Anaerococcus urinomassiliensis:
GCAAAAAGAAAGCTTATACCTGCTGATCTGGTAGAAGCTCACGAATCAGGGGCAATCCATATACACGATCTTGACTATCTTATCCAACCAATATTTAATTGTTGCTTGGTCGATATGAAAGATATGCTTGACAATGGCACTGTAATTAATGGAAAAATGATAGAAAGTCCAAAGTCTTTTCAAGTAGCCTGCAATGTGATGACTCAAATTATAGCCCAGATTGCATCAAATCAATATGGTGGACAATCAATAAATATTTCATGTCTAAGTCAATATCTAAAAAAGTCCTACAAAAAGAATATTAAATTAGCTAATGAGACTCTAGAAGATAGACAAAAAGCTGAGTCGATGGCAACTGCTATGACCCAAAAAGACTTGGAATCAGGTATACAAACTATCCAATATCAGATTAATACCCTTATGACTAGCAATGGACAAGCTCCATTTGTAACATTATTTATGCACACAGATGAAAGCGATCCATACATAGAACAGACAGTAAAAATAATAGAAGAAATTCTAAAACAAAGGATTCAAGGGATAAAAAACGAAGCAGGTGTATACGTTACGCCAGCCTTTCCAAAACTAATATATGTCTTAGATGAGAATAATATCCATGAAGATAGCAAGTATTATTACCTAACGGAACTTGCAAGCAAATGCACTGCAAAAAGAATGTATCCGGATTATATTTCAGCTAAGAAGATGAGAGAGAATTACGAGGGCAATGTATTTTCTCCAATGGGATGCCGAGCATTTTTGCCTCCATATAAAGATGAAAATGGTAAATATAAATTTGATGGTAGATTTAATATGGGGGTTTGCACCATAAATCTCCCACAAATAGGAATCCTTGCTAGAAATGATCAAGATAAATTCTTTGAAATTCTTGAAAAAAGATTAGATCTTGTCAAAGAAGTTGGACTATTAAGATATGATCATCTATCAAAGGTAACAAGTGATAGTTCCCCAATCCACTTTAGCCATGGAGCTATAGCAAGACTTCCAAAACACACACCTATAAAGCCACTTCTTGAAAATGGATATGCTACAGTTACCATTGGCTATATTGGAATATATGAAGCAAGTATTCTTGTTACTGGAAAGTCTCATACAAGTGAAGTAGGCAAAGAATTTGCAAAAAAAATAATGAAATTATTAAATGATAAGAAAGAAGAGTGGACTAAGGAATACGGTATAGCTTTTGCTGTATACGGCACTCCAGCCGAAAGTTTGACCCATAGATTTTGCTCAATAGACAAAAAAAGATTTGGTGATATAAAAGATGTAACAGACAAGGGATACTATACAAATTCTTTCCATGTTGATGTAAGAGAAGAAATTTCTGTATTTGATAAGTTTGATTTTGAAAGTGAATTTCAAGCTCTTTCAACAGGTGGATGCATCTCTTATGCCGAAATACCAAATATGACAAAAAACCACCAGGCACTATTAACTATGATTAAATATATTTATGATCATATCCAATATGCTGAGTTTAATACAAAATCTGATTATTGTGCTAATTGTGGTTTTGATGGGGAGATCCTACTTAATGATGAAAACGAGTGGTACTGCCCAAATTGTGGTAATAAAGATCGCAGTACACTTACAGTTGTGCGTAGGACCTGTGGATACCTTGGAGAGAACTTTTGGAATGAAGGAAGAACTAAGGAAATAAAAGCTAGGGTGCTTCATATATGAATTATGGACAAATAAGACAATATGACATAGCAAATGGACCAGGAATAAGGACAAGCATATTTGTAACAGGATGCAGTCTAAATTGCAAAAATTGTTTTAATAAAGATTATCAAAATTCTAATTATGGTAGTCCTTGGACAGAAAAAGAAGATGAATTAATAATTTCCTACCTAAGTGATCCAAATGTGGCAGGCCTAACCATACTTGGTGGCGAACCTTTCGAAAATACCCATGGTCTAATTTCTTTATTAAAAAGAATAAATACAAATAAATCAATTTGGATATATTCTGGATATACTTATGAATATTTAATAAAAAATTATAAAACTTTAGAACTATTAAAGCTTGTAGATGTTTTAGTCGATGGACCATTTATAGAAGGTCTTAAGGATCTAAACCTCTATTACAGAGGTTCTAGAAATCAAAGAATAATTGATGTTAAAGAAAGTTTGCTAAATGATGAACTTATCCTCCACGATGGGTATATATAATATATAGACAATAGGAGGAAATATGAGAATTAAGAACAATAAAAAATCAGGTTTTGGAGCTGTAGGAATAATTATTGCCATAGTTGTGATTCTATTAGTCCTAACAGTTCCAACCTACAATAGACTTGCAGGGGCTCGTGAGGATGTAAATGAAGCCTACGCACAAGTACAAAATGTTGTACAAAGAAGAGCTGACTTGATACCAAACCTTGTAAATACTGTTAAGGGATATTCTGATTATGAAGGAGAAACTCTAACAAAAGTTACTGAAGCAAGAGCTGGGGTTAAAAATGCATCTTCGCCACAAGAATTGGCAGATGCTAATGAAAAAGTTAGCCAAGCTATAAGAGATATTAATGTTGTTGCAGAAGCATATCCAGACCTAAAAGCAAATACTCAGTACACACAACTAATGGATGAGCTTGCAGGGTCTGAAAATAGAATTTCTGTCGAAAGAGGAAATTATAACAGCGCTGTGAAGAAATATAATTCTGATATTAAAAAATTTCCAACTAATATCATAGCTGGAATTACTGGTTATGACCAAGCAGAATATTTCCAAGCAAGTGAAGGAAGCGAAAACGTACCAACTGTCGATTTTAGCAAAGATAATTAGAGGTGAATTATGAAAAAGGGAAAATTTGTAGGAATAAATCTATTAATATCTTTACTCATCTTACTTTTTCCCCTAAAATCTATGGCGTCACTACCAGCTATACCGAGTGACTTTTACTATGATGAACTTGGCATGTTAGATTATAGCACTAAGGAAAATATTACCAAGACTAACAGAGAATTAGTAAGCAAAACTGGATCTCAGGTAATGGTCGCAACTATAAAAAATACAAATGGACTTCCAGCAAGTGATTTGGGACCACAAATTTTTAATAAGTGGAAAATAGGTGATCAAGATAAGAAGAATGGTGTTTTAATATTAATAAGCGAAGATGACTTATCAGGCAAGAGAGAAGTTTTCATAACTACAGGTTATGGCATCGAAGGTAGACTCAACGATGGAAAAGTTGGTAGAATCATTGATAATTTTATGCTAGAAGATCTAAAAGATGGTAGCTATTCAAAGGCAATCAATGAAGGATTCAATGCTATAGTAGCTGAAGTAGCTGATGAGTACAATGTTAAGCTTGATGGAAATTACGATTATTATCTAAATGAAAATGCTGGATCTGGCAATGAGATAAGCTTTGGAACTTTGTTTATGATGCTTGTAGTATTTATTGTGATTTCTAATATGCTCAATAGATCTAGATTCTACGGTAGAAATAGGGGTAGATACTATAGAGGCTATCCACGCTATAGAAGGTACCACAATGACCCATTTGATTCCTATACTTGGACAAATTCTTCCAATTCATTTGGAGGATCCTCATCAAATTCTAGCTTTTCTGGAGGATTCACAAGTGGTGGTGGTAGCTCTGGTGGCGGAGGAGCTGGCAGGAGTTTTTAAGGAGAAAGGATGTATGGATATTTAGCAAGCCATTTTTTTAACGATGCCATGTTTAGATGGACTGAAAATTTGGCTAAAATTATCGAAGATAGAACTGAGTTAGAATTATATGTGCCACAAAGAAATGCAGATATAAATGATAAGAAAAATAATGATGACATCATTACAGATATAAAAATTGCTCAGGCTGACACAGCAGAACTAAAAAAATCCAATGTACTTATAGCTTGCCTTGATGGGCTAACTATAGACGATGGAGTTGCCGGAGAAATAATGGCCCATGGGGTCATGGCAGAGATGGAAGAGGAAAATGGTGTAGATTTCCCAAGACTTATCATAGGTATAATAACCGATATGAGGTATCTTGGTACAGGTGAAAACAAACTCTATAGAAATCTAATGATAGTAGGCAAGGTAAAGGAGCATGGTCATCTAGTTGTTGGTTATGCTGGAGATGATTCATATGTTGACGAAGTCATAGATCATATAAATAAATTTATAGAAGAAAATAAATGAGGGGCTAAAACTTAGCCCCAATTTTTATGCATAATTTTTGATTCTTGGAATTAATATACTTAAAACCAAGACATTTATAATTGTATCAATTATCTGTTTTGGAATTCTTCTAAGTACATATATCCAATATGGGTTTTTAGAATATTGTTGTAGCCAAACAGAATCTAAAAATAACTTTACTCCCAAAAATACAACAATAGCACTTATAACAATTATCCATATTAGCTTTTTGTCGTAGTCTCTCCTAAAAACATAGTATGATATGACTCCTGGCAAAAATCCTGTCAAAAAAGCAGTAAAGGTAAATCCTGGGTGGA
This genomic window contains:
- a CDS encoding LemA family protein, with the translated sequence MRIKNNKKSGFGAVGIIIAIVVILLVLTVPTYNRLAGAREDVNEAYAQVQNVVQRRADLIPNLVNTVKGYSDYEGETLTKVTEARAGVKNASSPQELADANEKVSQAIRDINVVAEAYPDLKANTQYTQLMDELAGSENRISVERGNYNSAVKKYNSDIKKFPTNIIAGITGYDQAEYFQASEGSENVPTVDFSKDN
- the nrdD gene encoding anaerobic ribonucleoside-triphosphate reductase, with amino-acid sequence MTEVIKRDGRKTEFKTEKIIIAIEKAMKSPSGIYIENQANEIANEIKNEVKNKEVSIYDIEELVYYKLIDRNNPATARAYESYKSIQTYKREQNTSDKDILSLLNMTNIDVMEENSNKNAVIASTQRDLIAGEVAKDIAKRKLIPADLVEAHESGAIHIHDLDYLIQPIFNCCLVDMKDMLDNGTVINGKMIESPKSFQVACNVMTQIIAQIASNQYGGQSINISCLSQYLKKSYKKNIKLANETLEDRQKAESMATAMTQKDLESGIQTIQYQINTLMTSNGQAPFVTLFMHTDESDPYIEQTVKIIEEILKQRIQGIKNEAGVYVTPAFPKLIYVLDENNIHEDSKYYYLTELASKCTAKRMYPDYISAKKMRENYEGNVFSPMGCRAFLPPYKDENGKYKFDGRFNMGVCTINLPQIGILARNDQDKFFEILEKRLDLVKEVGLLRYDHLSKVTSDSSPIHFSHGAIARLPKHTPIKPLLENGYATVTIGYIGIYEASILVTGKSHTSEVGKEFAKKIMKLLNDKKEEWTKEYGIAFAVYGTPAESLTHRFCSIDKKRFGDIKDVTDKGYYTNSFHVDVREEISVFDKFDFESEFQALSTGGCISYAEIPNMTKNHQALLTMIKYIYDHIQYAEFNTKSDYCANCGFDGEILLNDENEWYCPNCGNKDRSTLTVVRRTCGYLGENFWNEGRTKEIKARVLHI
- the nrdG gene encoding anaerobic ribonucleoside-triphosphate reductase activating protein, with the protein product MNYGQIRQYDIANGPGIRTSIFVTGCSLNCKNCFNKDYQNSNYGSPWTEKEDELIISYLSDPNVAGLTILGGEPFENTHGLISLLKRINTNKSIWIYSGYTYEYLIKNYKTLELLKLVDVLVDGPFIEGLKDLNLYYRGSRNQRIIDVKESLLNDELILHDGYI
- a CDS encoding nucleoside 2-deoxyribosyltransferase, translated to MYGYLASHFFNDAMFRWTENLAKIIEDRTELELYVPQRNADINDKKNNDDIITDIKIAQADTAELKKSNVLIACLDGLTIDDGVAGEIMAHGVMAEMEEENGVDFPRLIIGIITDMRYLGTGENKLYRNLMIVGKVKEHGHLVVGYAGDDSYVDEVIDHINKFIEENK
- a CDS encoding TPM domain-containing protein — protein: MKKGKFVGINLLISLLILLFPLKSMASLPAIPSDFYYDELGMLDYSTKENITKTNRELVSKTGSQVMVATIKNTNGLPASDLGPQIFNKWKIGDQDKKNGVLILISEDDLSGKREVFITTGYGIEGRLNDGKVGRIIDNFMLEDLKDGSYSKAINEGFNAIVAEVADEYNVKLDGNYDYYLNENAGSGNEISFGTLFMMLVVFIVISNMLNRSRFYGRNRGRYYRGYPRYRRYHNDPFDSYTWTNSSNSFGGSSSNSSFSGGFTSGGGSSGGGGAGRSF
- a CDS encoding folate family ECF transporter S component; the encoded protein is MNKKLTVNMLTKIAILAALAVVLRRYFTITIPVNKKIGIGDAPIMISGIIYGPILGGITGALADIVGMLLSPDGVFHPGFTFTAFLTGFLPGVISYYVFRRDYDKKLIWIIVISAIVVFLGVKLFLDSVWLQQYSKNPYWIYVLRRIPKQIIDTIINVLVLSILIPRIKNYA